The following nucleotide sequence is from Deltaproteobacteria bacterium.
GGCGCCGCAGGCCGGGCACGTCCGGTCGCTCGGACCGACGTCGTCCCAGGCGAGCGCGCGCGGCGGGTCGCCGGCGTGCGCCATCCATTGCAGCATCGCGCGCAAGTCGCCATGGGACAGCCATGCCCCGCCGCAGTCCGGTCAGGTTCGGGTCGAGTCGTACCGGGTGCGCCGCACTTGGAGCGCCGCGCCGCACGGGCAGCGAAAGAAGTCGTCGCGAAACGGCATGGCCGATCTGCGGCATTGTCCTACCCGCTCGCCGGTCGACCGCGAAAAAAAACGCAAAACCGACCGAGGATCGAAAGCGCCCTGACAACAATTTCGACAGTGGGGCTGTAAAAATACAGACAGAACGGACAACGGCGTCCCACAACCAGGAGTTCGACGGATGAAGCGGTTCAAACTATGGTCGGTATTGGCCCTCGCTATGGTGGCGCCGGCGTGCGGCGGCGCGATGGGGCAGGTGCCCGTCCGCGGCGACGACGCCGAAGTCGCGCGGCTCGCGGGCGAATGGAAGGGGCAGTTCGAGGGCGTCGACAACGCCAAGACCGGCACGATCGACCTCAACTTCCAGCTCGGTCGCCACACCGCGGACGCGCGGGTGACGCTGCTCGGTGCTTCGACCGACGGCTCGGCGATGAAGCTGAAGGTCGAGTACCTGGCGGTCGAAAACGGCACGATTCGCGGCAAGATCGAGCCGTACGTCGATCCGGAGTGCTCGTGCAAGGTGGAGACCGAGTTCGAGGGGGCGCTCACCGGCGACTACATCGTCGGCACGTACTTCGCCCGGCCGGCGGCCGGCGGCGAGCGCAAGGGCCAGTGGTCGGCCGAGCGCGTGGACTGACCGTCCCGTAGCTGGCGCGCGCAAGGGCCAGTGGTCGGCCGAGCGCGTGGACTGACCGTCCCGTAGCTGGCGAGCGCAAGGGCCAGTGGTCGGCCGAGCGCGTCGTCGGATCGCATGCCGCCGGCCGGTCGCCCGCCGGCGCGGCGGCCGGGCTGGTAGGCTGGATGTCGGTGCGGCGCCGGTGTCGGAACGAGATCGAACAACTCCACCAGTTCTTCACCGACTGGTTCACCGGGGTCGTACGGGATTCGGACGCCAACTTTGCGCGCGTCGCCGGCGTGCTGGCCGACGACTTCGTGCTCGTGTCCCCGGACGGCCGCGTGTACGACCGCGCGTCGATCTTGTCCGTCATCCGGCGGGGGCATGGTCGGCGCGCGCCTGATGCGTTTTTGATTTCGGTCGATTCGTTCGACGTGCGGTGCGCGGACGGGGCGCTGTGCGTCGCGACCTACCGCGAGCGGCAACGAATCGAGGGCGACGACACGTGCAGGATTTCGACGGCGGTGTTCCGCGAACGTCCACTGACGCCGAACGGCGTACAGTGGGTTCACTTGCACGAGACGTGGGAGGCGCCGGCGGAGGCGGAGTAGCCACGGACTTCGATGCCGACACGGACGTCGCGCTCGATGGCGACGAGCGGTTCGAAGTGCTCGGGCGGCTGGGCCGCGGCGGGATGGGGGTGGTCTATCGCGTCTACGACCGCGAGCGCGGCGCCGTGGTGGCGCTCAAGGTGTTGCGCAAGGTCGACCCGGTCGCGATCTACCGCTTCAAGCGAGAGTTCCGCACGATCTCGGAGATCTCGCATCCGAATCTCGTGAGCCTCTACGAGCTGGTCAACCGCGGCGATCAGTGGATGTTCACGATGGAGCTGGTCGACGGCTGCGACCTGCGCAGCTACGTGCGCGGCCCCGATCCGGAACCCGCGGTCGCCACGCCGACGGCGACCATCGGCGACACCGCGCCGACGCAGGCGAGGCCATCGGCTGCGACTCCGGCGCGCCCCGGCGTCGGGCCGCTCACCGACGAGGCACAGTTCGAGCGTCTGCGCGCCGCGGCGCTCCAGCTCGCGCGCGGGCTCGTGGCGCTGCACCGCGCGGGCCATCTGCACCGGGACGTCAAGCCGTCCAACGTCATGGTCGCGCGGGACGGGCGCGTCGTGCTGCTCGACTTCGGCATCGTGCGCGACATCCAGCCGCAGCCGGGCGACGACGTCGTGGTGGGCACGCCGGCGTACATGGCCCCGGAACAGGCGGCCGGCGGCGAGCTGTCCGAGGCCAGCGACTGGTACAGCGTCGGCGTCGTGTTGTTTGAGGTGCTCACGGGCCGGCGGCCCGCGCCGACGGCCACGCCGGCGGCGGATCCAGGCGTTCGCCGGGGGCTCGCGGCGGCGCTCACCCGGCTCGCGCCGGCGGCACCGCCGGACCTGCAGCTTCTGTGCCTCGACCTGCTCGAGCGCGACCCGGCGCTGCGCCCGTCGGGCGCGGAGGTGCTCGAACGCCTCGGCGATGCCGACGCCCCCGGTGACTCGGCGCCGATGCGCCTCGCGGTCCCTCCCGACGATGCGCCATTGATCGGCCGCGACCGGGAACGGGCCGTGCTGCGGGATGCGTTCGCCGCGACGCGCTCGGGGGCGCAGCGCACGGTGCTGGTCGCCGGCGAGTCCGGCATGGGCAAGACCGCGCTCGTGCGCGCGTTCTTGCGCGAGGTGGGACGCGAAGACCGCGCCATCGTCCTGGCCGGTCGCTGCTACGAGCGGGAATCCGTCCCGCACAAGGCGGTCGACAGCCTGGTCGACGCGCTCGCCCAGCGGCTGCTGGCGCTGCCGCCGAGCGACGTGCGCGACGTCGTCCCGCCCGACGCGGGCGCGCTGGCGAAACTGTTCCCGGTGCTGAGCCGCGTGCCGGTGTTTTCGCGCGCGCTGCGCCGCATCCCGGCGGTGATGGACGTCGCGGTGATGCGCCGCAAGGCGTTCTCGGCGTTCCGCGAGTTGCTCACGCGGCTGGCGCGGCGCGGGCCGCTCGTGCTGTACATCGACGACGTCCAGTGGGGCGACGCCGACTCGGCGGCTCTGCTCGTCGACGTGATCCAGCCGCCGGCCCCGCCGCCGGTTCTGTTGATCGTCAGCTTTCGCGCCGAGGAGGCCGATCAGAGCGCGTTTCTACGCGCGCTGGCGAAGGCGCCGGTGTCGCCGACGATCGTGCAGGTTCCGCCCCTGTCGCCGGACGATGCGCGCGCTCTGGCCGCCGCACTCGCCGAGCGCGGCGGCGGGCTGCCCGGCGCGGTCGACGTCGCCGGCATCGCGCGCGAGTCCGGCGGCTCGCCGTTTTTCGTCGGCGAACTCGTGCGCCACATGCTGGAGGTCCGGGGCGGTCCGGCGGCTGCGGTGTTTTCCGGGGTCGAACGGGGCGTGAGCTTGCGCGACGTCCTCGGCGCGCGACTCGCCGATCTCGAGGACACCCACCGGCGGCTGCTGGCGGCCATTGCGGTCGCCGGCGAGCCGATCCCGCAGGCGGTGGCGCGGCGCGCGGCGGGGGTCGGCGACTCCGCGGCGGTCGCGCTGGTCGAGCTGCGCAACCGCCATCTCGTGCGCACGCGGGGACCGCGCGACGACGACGCGGTCGAGACGTACCACGACCGGGTGCGCGAGGCGGTCGTCGGCGCGCTGTCGGTGACGGACAGGCGCGCCCTGCATCGGGAGCTGGCGCTCGCGCTGGAGCGGGCGGGCGCGGACGCCGAGACGCTCGCGCGGCACTGGGCGGGCGCGGGCGAACGCGAGCGCGCCGCGCGGCTGTGCGTCGTGGCGGCCGACGCCGCGGCCGAATCGCTCGCGTTCGACCGCGCGGCGGCGCTGCTGCGGCGCGCCATCGAGCTGCGGCCGCTGGCCGGCGCCGACGGGGCGGCGCTGTACGACAAGCTCGGCACGTATCTGGCGAACGCCGGCCGCGGCGCCGAGGCCTCCGACGCGTTCCTCGCCGCAACGCGCGGAGTCGACGAGCAGACCGCGGTCGACTACCGATTGCGCGCGGCGGAGCAGGCGCTGCGGGCCGGTTCGATCGAGCAGGGGATGGAGCTTCTGCGCGGCGTGATGGAATCGATCGGCGACCGGCTGCCGCGCACGCGGCGGGGCGCGCTGTTTCGGCTGGCGCAGGCGCGGCTGCGGCTGAGGCTGCGCGGGCTCGATTTCGAGGAGCGGCCCGCGGACCAGGTGGATCCGGTCGCGCGGCGGCGGCTCGAGATCGCGTGGACGGCGGCGTCGGCGCTCGCGATGTGCGACCCGGTGCTCGGCGCATACTTTCAGGCGCGCCATCTGGTGTCCGCGCTCGAGCAGGGGGCGCCGGGGCACGCGTCGTGCGCGCTGTCGATCGAGGCGTGTTACGCGTCGCTTCGCGGGTTCAAGACGCGCGCCCGGGCCGAGTTGATCGCGTCGCGCGGGCGGGAGATCGCCGAGCGGCTCGGCGACCCGAAGGCGCTGATGTGGGCGGATGCGGCCGAGGGGTTGATCGCGTTTGCGACCGAACAATGGCGGCGGTCGTTGTCGTGCATCGAGCGGTGCGAGCAGATCGTGCGCGACCGGCTGCCGGGCAGCGCGTACGAGCTGCACGGTGCGATGATGTTCCGCGTGTTCGCGCTGTTCTACCTGGGCAGCGCGGCCGAGTTGGCGCGCTCGGTACCCGAGCGGCTGCAAGAGGCGCGCGATCGGGGAGACGCGTACGCGGTGATGAACCTCAGCTCGGGACTCGCCAACGTCGCCTGGCTCGTCGTCGATGAACCGGATACGGCGCGCGATCTGGCCGAGCAGACGCGCCGCGGATTGCGGCACGATGGGTTCTATCTACAACATTATTGGGACCTGTTCGCACGCTGTCAGATTCGCCTCTATCAAGGGTACGGCGAGGCGGCGTGGCGCGAGATCGAGCAGCGGTGGAACGCATTGCGCGCATCGCGGCTGCTGTCGATCCACATGGTGCGGCTCGAGGCACTGCACCTGCGCGCGCGTTGCGCGGTGGCGGCGGCCGCTGCCGGTGACCCGGCGGCGATCCGCACGGCGACGGCCGCCGCGCGCCAGCTCGAGCGCGCGGGCACGCGCTGTTCGCGTGCGCTGGCCGCGCTGGTGCGCGCCGGTCTCGCCGACGTCGCCGGCGACGCCGACGCGGCGGTGCGCGCGCTGCGCGACGCGATCGGGCGGTGCCGGTCGGCCGACCTGCCTGGCTACGAGGCGGCGGCGGCCCGGCGGCTGGGCGCGCTGCTCGGCGGCGACGAGGGCCGCGACTACGCCGAGCGCGCCCAGCGGTGGTTTCGGCGCGAACGGATCGCGAATCCCGAGCGATTCGCCGCACTCCTGTTGCCGCCGGGGCGGTGACTGCGCCGCCGCGCGCGGGACGTCACGTCGCCCGCGTTCCGCACGCGACGATCGCGCGCAGGATGCGGGCCATCGTCGCCAGTTCGCGCGCGACGGCCGGTGCGCGCGACGGCGACCACCGCGATTCCGTCGCCTGCGTGTGTTCGTACAGACCGGTGAGATGGACGCGGCAGTCGACGTGGCGCGGCATGGCGTCGGCCAGCGCCAGCGCCTCCGTGTACGGGATGACGTCGTCGTCGCGCCCGTGGACGATGTGCACCGGGCAGCGGATGCCCGCGAGGTGAGGGCGCGGGTCGAGGAACGCGGCGCGGTCGTCGAGGCGCGCGAGCGCCGCGCGGCACAACTCGTCCGCTCCGGGGTCGAGGCCGACGCCGATCCGGTACCAGCGCCGCGTCTGTGGCGGTGCGTCCGGTTCGAAGCGGCGCGCGACGCGCTGGTATGCGCCGTCGCGTTTCATCTCCGGGCGGCCCCAGGTCGCCTCCACGTATGCGCGCCAGGCGGCGACCAGCGCTGCTCGATCGCGCGGCGGATCGGCGACCCAGTCGAGCAGATTCAGTACGACGACCGGCTGGTTGAGCGGATCGCGACGGGCGATCGCGCGTCCGCCGACGCGGCCCGTGAGACAAAACTCGATCGTGCGCGCGAAGTCGGCGAACCCGCCGAACACGATCAGGCCGCCGACCGCATCCGCGTGCCGCTCCGACGCGGCCAGTCGCAGCGCGGGCAGGGATCCGAACGAGATGCTGAACACCCCCGGCCGGACGCGCGCGGGGCGCTCGGGCAGCGACGCAAGGAGGTCGAAGGCGCGCGCGAGGTCGTCGATGGCGGTCGGGCGCACGCGCAGCGCCAGGTAGTCGGGCAAAAACGGCGCGAGCACCGCGAAGCCCGCGGCGGCGAGCACCGCGCACAGGCGGTCGAACCGCGGATCGGCGGGACCGGCGTAGTGCAACCCCGGTGCGACGAGGTAGGCGCCGAGCGGGGCGCGATCGCGCGGCGTGTACCACCACGCGTCGAACGGCCGGGGGCCGTCGACCGCGACCGTGCGCCGGGCGACGCCGCGCGGGCGCACGCTCGCCGGGCTCCACGGGCCGAGCCAGCGCGCCAGGGTGGCGATCGCGCGGCCCGTCTGCGCGGCGCGAGCCGCCCGCGCGACGGTCGTCGCCGTGGCCGTTGCGCGCCCGGTGCGGGCCACGTGCTACTTCGACGTGCTCACCACGCGCGTCTGCGCGAACTGGCGGTGCCCGTCGCGGGACGAGTGATACCCGTAGCCGCTTTCTTTCGCGCCGACCCACGGCGTGCCGCGCGCGCCGCCGCAGCCGCGATTGATCCCGATCATGCCGGCGTCGAGCCGGCGGGCGACGCGGGCGGCGTGGTCCGGTTCGCCGAAAACGACCGCGCCGAGGCCGAACCGCGAGTCGTTCGCGAGCGCCACCGCCTCGTCTTCGTCGTCGACGACGGTGACGCACGCCACCGGTCCGAAGGTTTCGTCCACGGCGATCGCCATGTCGTGGGTGACGCCGACGAGGATCGTCGGCTGCAGGAAGTTGCCGTCCGGGTCGCCGCCGCCGCCGAACGCAACGGTGGCACCCCGTTCGATCGCATCGCGCACTTGCGACACGACGTGGTCGCGCTGCCTCGCGTTGATCATCGGACCGATCTGCGTGTCTTCATCCAGTCCGTTGCCGACGGTGAGCCGGCGAGTCTCGGCGATCAACTTGTCAAGGAACGCATCGGCGACCGCGCAGTCCACGTAGATGCGCTCGGTGCTCACGCAGACCTGGCCTGCGTTGCGAAAGCTGTTTTGCGCCGCAAACTTCGCCGCGCGTCCGACGTCGGCATCGCGCAACACGATGAGCGGATCCTTGCCGCCGAGTTCGAGCACCACGCGCGCAAGGCGCCGGCTCGCCGCGGCGAGGATGTGCTTGCCTGCCTCGCGCGAGCCGGTAAACGCGATCAGGTCGACGTCGGCCGCGACGAGCGCCTTGCCCTGGTCGTCGGCGCCGTGCACGACCTGGAGCACGCCGGGCGGCAGCACTTCGTTGAGCAGGTCGGCATACGCCTGGCCGATGAGCGGCGTTTCCTCACTCGGCTTGAGGATCACCGCGTTGCCGGCCATCAGCGCCGGCATCACCATCCAGTGCGGCATCGCGAACGGGAAGTTCCACGGGGTGATCGCCGCGCACACGCCGAGTGGGTCGCGATAGACCACCGACCGGGTGCGCGCGTCGTCGACGACCTCTGGCGCCAGCGCGTCGACCATGTCGTCGAGTTCGGCGCGTAGATGGTCGCCGCCGCAGGATCGAATCTCGCCGACGGCTTCGCGTACCGGCTTGCCCATCTCCATCGTGAGCAGTCGGCCGAGCGACTTCGATCGGTCGATGATCCGGTCCGCGACCTGGGCGAGCACGTCGGCGCGACCGCGCGGCCCGAGGTCGCCCCACGCGGGCTGCGCGTTGCGTGCGCGTGCAACGAGTTCGGGAATGCGCGCGACCGGCGTGATCTCGACTTCGCCGACGACTTCGCCGGTGGCGGGGTTGATCGACTGAAGGCTCGCCATGACCATGGGTGTACCACGCGCCCGGCGGCACGGCGCCGGCGAAATACCTCCGGAGTGGCCGCGCCGGCTAGGCGGTCACCAGGTGGGTGACGTCGGCGAACGCCGCCGAACACGGCGGCCCGTCGCAGTGCAGGTAGCGCGCGATGCCGCCGGCGCGCAGCGCCACGATCGACGCCGACCGCGTGCCGTACACCGGCGTGTGGACGCACAACGCTTCGAGGTGGCGCGCGGTCGCGGCATCGAGCGGCGCGTCCTCCGGCCGGGCGGTCACCAGGTCGGCCGGCGGCAGCCAATGATCGGCCAACGCGCGCGCGAGGTCGTCGAGGCTCGCGTCGGGGCGGATGAGGGCGCGCGCGCGGTGCACCTTGGCGAGTGACGGCGCATCGAGCCGGTCGTTCGGCAAGATGTGTACCCCGCGCGGCACGGCCTGGACGGCGACGCGGTCGGCGCCGGGGCGGCCATAGGCGACGCGCAGGCCGGTCGCGTCGCCGAATAGCAGGTTGAACGGGTTGTAGTCGCCGGGGCGAATCGTGGCGAGCAGCGCTTCGATCGCGTCGACCGAGCCGGCGCGCGCCGCGTCGACGACGAGCGTGCCGCGCGATCGCGCGGCAGGGCGCGGCGGCACCCCGGTGCGCTGGTTCGTGACCGCGACGATCGTTCCGGATTCCGTCACCGCGAGCCACGTGCCGCCGGCCGACTCGTCGCGGCCGCCGACCACGCGCGGCGCGGTCGACAGCACCTGAGGTCCCGTAGCCGGCCGAGCATACGCCTCGTCGCGATTGGCGGCGACGACGACCGGAAACTCCGGGTGCGTCCCGTGGAGGATGGCGATGAGGCACATGACGCGGCAAGGCGAGGGTAGCCGATCGTGCGCGTTCGACGACACGGGCGTCGCCGATTCCGACGCGCGTGGACGAATGCTACAGTCGTCGACACGCGATCTCGCGTCGTTGTGTTTGGCATCGCGATTGCTTTCTGTCTGCGGTGCCGTCCGCGCCGGAGGGTCATGTCGAAAATAGCCGTCAGTCTCACCGCGAGCGCCGTCGTCTTCTGTCTCACGTCTACCGCCGCCGCGCAGCCCTCGTGGGGCTACCGGCCGGCGGGGCATCGCGCGCCGCCGCGCGACGGGCTGCTCATCGGCTTCGGCCTCGGGGGCGGCAACATCAGCGCCGAGTGCGCTACCGAGGCGCGCGACCTGTGCGACGAGGTGCTCGAATCGGGCAGCCTCGACTTTCACGTCGGCGCAATGTTGGCGCCGCGCCTCGGCGTGATGCTCGACGTGTGGCCGATGGTCTACCGGGAAGACCGGCTGACGATCACCCACGTGATCACGACCGCGGCGGTGCGGTTCTGGGCCACCCCGCGGCTGTGGCTGCAAGGCGGCGTCGGCAGCGCCTACGCGCGATTCAAGTACGACGGGATCCTCATCGACGAGGACGTGCAGACCGACACGGTCGCCGGCGCGATGGCGGCGATCGGCGTGGAGGTCGTGCGCCGGCCGCGGTTCGGGATTGACGTGCAGCTGCGCGGCGGCACCGGCTTCTACGAGGAGGACGAGGTCAAGGGCAAAAGCGCCGCGTTCCAGGTGGGCTTCACCTGGTTCTGAGTTGCCGGCGGGCTGAGCGGCCGCCGGTACCGCGGCGTGCGGTGCGCTCGCGTACGATCGCGGGCGTCGCCCGGCGTCAGGCGGCGATCGTGATCGCGCCGCGGTCGATGGCGGCCGCGGCGGCGTCGACCAGCAGCCGCGTGACGTCGCCGAGCCGAGCGAACCGCTCGTCCCGGGTGAACCCGCGCACGTAGCGATAGTAGATCTGTTGTACGATCACCGCGGTCTTGAACAGCCCGTAGGCGTAGTAGAAGACGACGTGCGCCACGTCGCGTCCGGTGCGGCGCGCGTAGGCGTCCACGAGCTGTTGGCGCGTGAACATGCCCGGCAGCGCGGTGGGGCCGAACGCAACCGCGCGCAGCGGCGCCGGGTCGGCCGCCTCGACCCAGTAGGCGAGCGCGGTGCCGAGGTCCATCAACGGGTCGCCGACGGTCGCCATCTCCCAGTCGAGGATGCCGACGATGCGCGTCGGCTCGGCCGGGTCGACGACCAGGTTGTCGAACTTGTAGTCGTTGTGGATGATGCGGCCGGGCAGCGACGCGGGCATGTGGTCGGCGAGCCAACGCGCGACGCGGTCGACGGCCGGCACGTCGTCGGTCCGGGCGCCGTGGTAGCGGCGCGTCCACCCCTCGATCTG
It contains:
- a CDS encoding phosphotransferase family protein; the protein is MTRPADESPALDRPAPVRAGEELDLTRLAPWVRDALGSPAAQVTVAQFPGGHSNLTYWVRVGDDEYVLRRPPFGANVKSAHDMRREYRILSNLSRHYPRAPEPVAFCDDPAVLGCEFYLMRRVRGAIIRRTPPPGIDLSPPVAADLCEAFVDTLAELHSLEPDAIGLGDFGRPDGYVQRQIEGWTRRYHGARTDDVPAVDRVARWLADHMPASLPGRIIHNDYKFDNLVVDPAEPTRIVGILDWEMATVGDPLMDLGTALAYWVEAADPAPLRAVAFGPTALPGMFTRQQLVDAYARRTGRDVAHVVFYYAYGLFKTAVIVQQIYYRYVRGFTRDERFARLGDVTRLLVDAAAAAIDRGAITIAA
- a CDS encoding aldehyde dehydrogenase gives rise to the protein MASLQSINPATGEVVGEVEITPVARIPELVARARNAQPAWGDLGPRGRADVLAQVADRIIDRSKSLGRLLTMEMGKPVREAVGEIRSCGGDHLRAELDDMVDALAPEVVDDARTRSVVYRDPLGVCAAITPWNFPFAMPHWMVMPALMAGNAVILKPSEETPLIGQAYADLLNEVLPPGVLQVVHGADDQGKALVAADVDLIAFTGSREAGKHILAAASRRLARVVLELGGKDPLIVLRDADVGRAAKFAAQNSFRNAGQVCVSTERIYVDCAVADAFLDKLIAETRRLTVGNGLDEDTQIGPMINARQRDHVVSQVRDAIERGATVAFGGGGDPDGNFLQPTILVGVTHDMAIAVDETFGPVACVTVVDDEDEAVALANDSRFGLGAVVFGEPDHAARVARRLDAGMIGINRGCGGARGTPWVGAKESGYGYHSSRDGHRQFAQTRVVSTSK
- a CDS encoding DUF4440 domain-containing protein, with product MSVRRRCRNEIEQLHQFFTDWFTGVVRDSDANFARVAGVLADDFVLVSPDGRVYDRASILSVIRRGHGRRAPDAFLISVDSFDVRCADGALCVATYRERQRIEGDDTCRISTAVFRERPLTPNGVQWVHLHETWEAPAEAE
- a CDS encoding serine/threonine-protein kinase PknK, which encodes MGGAGGGGVATDFDADTDVALDGDERFEVLGRLGRGGMGVVYRVYDRERGAVVALKVLRKVDPVAIYRFKREFRTISEISHPNLVSLYELVNRGDQWMFTMELVDGCDLRSYVRGPDPEPAVATPTATIGDTAPTQARPSAATPARPGVGPLTDEAQFERLRAAALQLARGLVALHRAGHLHRDVKPSNVMVARDGRVVLLDFGIVRDIQPQPGDDVVVGTPAYMAPEQAAGGELSEASDWYSVGVVLFEVLTGRRPAPTATPAADPGVRRGLAAALTRLAPAAPPDLQLLCLDLLERDPALRPSGAEVLERLGDADAPGDSAPMRLAVPPDDAPLIGRDRERAVLRDAFAATRSGAQRTVLVAGESGMGKTALVRAFLREVGREDRAIVLAGRCYERESVPHKAVDSLVDALAQRLLALPPSDVRDVVPPDAGALAKLFPVLSRVPVFSRALRRIPAVMDVAVMRRKAFSAFRELLTRLARRGPLVLYIDDVQWGDADSAALLVDVIQPPAPPPVLLIVSFRAEEADQSAFLRALAKAPVSPTIVQVPPLSPDDARALAAALAERGGGLPGAVDVAGIARESGGSPFFVGELVRHMLEVRGGPAAAVFSGVERGVSLRDVLGARLADLEDTHRRLLAAIAVAGEPIPQAVARRAAGVGDSAAVALVELRNRHLVRTRGPRDDDAVETYHDRVREAVVGALSVTDRRALHRELALALERAGADAETLARHWAGAGERERAARLCVVAADAAAESLAFDRAAALLRRAIELRPLAGADGAALYDKLGTYLANAGRGAEASDAFLAATRGVDEQTAVDYRLRAAEQALRAGSIEQGMELLRGVMESIGDRLPRTRRGALFRLAQARLRLRLRGLDFEERPADQVDPVARRRLEIAWTAASALAMCDPVLGAYFQARHLVSALEQGAPGHASCALSIEACYASLRGFKTRARAELIASRGREIAERLGDPKALMWADAAEGLIAFATEQWRRSLSCIERCEQIVRDRLPGSAYELHGAMMFRVFALFYLGSAAELARSVPERLQEARDRGDAYAVMNLSSGLANVAWLVVDEPDTARDLAEQTRRGLRHDGFYLQHYWDLFARCQIRLYQGYGEAAWREIEQRWNALRASRLLSIHMVRLEALHLRARCAVAAAAAGDPAAIRTATAAARQLERAGTRCSRALAALVRAGLADVAGDADAAVRALRDAIGRCRSADLPGYEAAAARRLGALLGGDEGRDYAERAQRWFRRERIANPERFAALLLPPGR